A section of the Streptomyces agglomeratus genome encodes:
- a CDS encoding immunity 49 family protein, producing the protein MRNVTCHQVGEQRLAEALDDIDGRAYTRWHSLRYGSISPTLIRAMADELLDHVAARTVTEPGLDAAAGTVAVTAAECVQGVLSIMCFPDGDQELRFSLVGERISTDPDDDEFGDGPITFRDVVTEAPTARTWLDMFEICVVSGHVWDWEQVTGLLLRGDYAPAIRDGVPYNRYTSVSDPADLAAMDALCPYLAEAAGHLPRDWPTVPLRKPDAGERTEAARRLDEVGDALSADQQLLRVLLDDDQHAFEDALVARLVAYRESVEADAGDPAPRSLLPLGTLALACLAVQVHGWELGVRSGYLPYGLLGSPDAPRRAAEGNRNNLGCWAAK; encoded by the coding sequence GTGCGGAATGTGACATGCCATCAGGTCGGCGAGCAGCGGTTGGCCGAGGCGCTCGACGACATCGACGGGCGGGCATACACGCGGTGGCACTCGCTGCGGTACGGCAGCATCTCGCCGACGCTGATCCGGGCCATGGCGGACGAACTGCTCGACCATGTCGCCGCGCGAACGGTGACGGAGCCGGGGCTCGACGCTGCGGCCGGGACGGTCGCCGTCACCGCCGCGGAGTGTGTGCAGGGAGTGTTGAGCATCATGTGCTTCCCGGACGGGGACCAGGAACTCCGGTTCTCCCTCGTCGGGGAGCGGATCAGCACGGACCCGGACGACGACGAGTTCGGGGACGGGCCCATCACCTTCCGGGACGTCGTCACGGAGGCGCCCACCGCGCGGACCTGGCTCGACATGTTCGAGATATGTGTCGTCAGCGGGCATGTGTGGGACTGGGAGCAGGTCACCGGGCTGCTGCTGCGCGGCGACTACGCGCCCGCCATCCGTGACGGCGTGCCCTACAACCGGTACACCTCCGTCTCCGACCCCGCCGACCTCGCCGCCATGGACGCCCTGTGCCCCTATCTCGCCGAGGCGGCCGGGCATCTGCCCCGCGACTGGCCTACGGTTCCGCTGCGCAAGCCGGACGCCGGGGAGCGCACGGAGGCCGCCCGGCGGCTCGACGAGGTCGGCGACGCGCTGAGCGCGGACCAGCAGCTGCTCCGCGTACTCCTCGACGACGACCAGCACGCCTTCGAGGACGCCCTCGTCGCCCGGCTGGTCGCGTACCGGGAGAGCGTCGAGGCCGATGCCGGTGATCCCGCGCCTCGGTCCCTCCTCCCCCTCGGCACCCTCGCCCTGGCCTGCCTCGCCGTCCAGGTCCATGGGTGGGAACTCGGTGTCCGGTCCGGGTATCTGCCGTACGGTCTGCTGGGATCGCCGGACGCGCCGCGCCGGGCGGCGGAGGGGAACCGGAACAATTTGGGCTGCTGGGCCGCCAAGTAG
- a CDS encoding zeta toxin family protein yields MRDRDVVSVMLSDEESRDVLTRVILPAWTKGAARQDRPVVVIVGGQPGAGKTQVADLVQAALDRRGGAVRIGSDLYKAAHQHYTELLAVDVRTAGVKVRPDTRRWQAAVEEYVRIHGFDAVVESALADPAEFRTSAAAYRRAGSRVEVVALATPQALSQLGILDRFLTEAVSRAGGRYVSWENHDSCAKEMLTTLAAIEAEQLADRITVVRRDGTVLYDNELIDGTWRRRPAAEKAVTYEWRRPWSARETEVFRRDLARTDQRLHRDLADEDGRLAVQRDAERAAALAEPVRRIAQPRRTAPGVDYHRLSAEEHRWVFDELIAPSYLNNIVGRDDLRAVYVLGQPGAGKLLAARMVRRAMRPGTTHLVGDDFKASHPDYLRLLTEDPRNAGAAIRADYRAWFAEAEAYVRLRRGDALIEGAPGSVDEFLASALPFATDRYGIELVVLAVREADSLLSTALRYARSLQIGGYARFTSRAGHDQCFRALADVVELAERHPAIAAVTVIRRDGQALLRHEAGGAGRASWALAAERMRPYTEQEAGAFLRLHQALRRALPRHRAELDDISALARPLMPVRVQPARIDSPHPHVGPLPVLRKAPAALCCTMRRSTRATTGART; encoded by the coding sequence GTGAGAGATAGGGACGTCGTATCGGTCATGCTGTCCGACGAGGAAAGCCGCGACGTCCTGACCCGGGTGATCCTTCCGGCGTGGACGAAGGGAGCTGCCCGCCAGGACCGGCCGGTCGTCGTGATCGTCGGCGGCCAGCCCGGTGCAGGGAAGACCCAAGTCGCTGACCTCGTACAGGCGGCGCTGGACCGTCGCGGCGGCGCGGTGCGGATCGGCAGTGACCTGTACAAGGCCGCGCACCAGCACTACACCGAACTCCTGGCCGTCGATGTCCGCACGGCCGGAGTCAAGGTCCGACCGGACACGCGCCGCTGGCAGGCTGCCGTCGAGGAGTACGTCCGCATTCACGGATTCGACGCAGTGGTGGAGTCGGCTCTGGCCGATCCCGCCGAGTTCCGTACGTCCGCTGCCGCGTACCGGCGGGCCGGCTCCCGGGTCGAGGTGGTCGCGCTCGCGACCCCGCAGGCGCTGAGCCAGCTCGGGATCCTGGACCGCTTCCTGACCGAGGCGGTCAGTAGAGCGGGCGGGCGGTACGTGTCGTGGGAGAACCATGACTCCTGCGCGAAGGAGATGTTGACGACGCTGGCGGCCATCGAGGCCGAGCAGTTGGCCGACCGCATCACCGTCGTACGGCGAGACGGCACCGTCCTGTACGACAACGAGCTCATCGACGGGACGTGGCGGCGTCGGCCCGCAGCCGAGAAAGCGGTGACGTACGAGTGGAGGCGGCCGTGGAGCGCCCGGGAGACGGAAGTCTTCCGTCGTGACCTGGCCCGTACCGACCAGCGCCTGCACCGCGATCTGGCCGATGAGGACGGGCGCCTTGCGGTCCAGCGGGACGCCGAACGTGCCGCCGCGCTCGCCGAGCCGGTCCGGCGGATCGCTCAGCCGCGCCGGACGGCGCCGGGCGTGGACTACCACCGGCTGTCCGCCGAGGAGCACCGCTGGGTCTTCGACGAGCTGATCGCACCGTCCTACCTGAACAACATCGTCGGCCGGGATGATCTGCGGGCCGTGTACGTACTGGGCCAGCCGGGAGCGGGGAAGCTGCTGGCGGCCAGGATGGTCAGGCGGGCCATGCGGCCGGGGACGACTCACTTGGTCGGCGACGACTTCAAGGCGTCGCACCCGGACTACCTGCGGCTGCTGACCGAGGATCCCCGCAACGCCGGCGCCGCGATCCGGGCTGACTACCGCGCGTGGTTTGCCGAGGCCGAGGCGTACGTGCGTCTGCGGCGCGGTGATGCGCTCATCGAGGGCGCGCCGGGCAGCGTGGACGAGTTCCTGGCCAGCGCGCTTCCGTTCGCGACCGACCGCTACGGCATCGAGCTGGTGGTCCTGGCTGTGCGGGAGGCGGACAGCCTGCTGTCGACGGCGCTGCGCTACGCCCGCTCCCTGCAGATCGGCGGCTATGCCCGCTTCACCTCCAGGGCCGGGCACGACCAGTGCTTCCGCGCGCTGGCCGACGTCGTCGAGCTCGCCGAGCGGCATCCGGCGATTGCGGCCGTGACGGTGATCCGGCGGGACGGGCAGGCGCTGCTGCGCCACGAGGCCGGCGGAGCCGGGCGTGCGTCGTGGGCGCTGGCCGCAGAGCGGATGCGCCCCTACACCGAGCAGGAGGCCGGGGCGTTCCTCCGGCTCCACCAGGCGCTTCGCAGGGCGCTGCCGCGGCACCGTGCGGAGCTGGACGACATCTCCGCGCTCGCCCGCCCACTGATGCCCGTGCGGGTACAGCCGGCCCGGATCGACTCGCCGCATCCGCACGTCGGACCCCTACCCGTACTACGCAAAGCGCCAGCGGCGCTTTGCTGCACAATGCGGCGAAGTACGAGGGCGACCACAGGTGCCCGTACATGA
- a CDS encoding RNA-guided endonuclease InsQ/TnpB family protein, with product MQLRYNYRAYPDAAQRRALAQAFGCARVVWNDCLRTRKEAYAAGLPYVKPAELSKTHITEAKHTPERAWLAEVSAVVLQQSLRDLDTAYKNFFDGLKRKRLAMGPPRYKSKKDTRQSIRLNTNAFSLQSGGTVYVAKVGNLKVKWSRPLPAAPTSVTVTKDSAGRYFVSFVVDMAPETLPELETEAGIDLGLSAFAVLSDGRKIAAPRFLRRAEKKLQRLQRELSRKAKGSNNRAKARIKVARQHARVADRRRDWHHRESTKIIRDNQAVYVEDLAVSGLGRTRLAKSVHDAGWSAFVSMLEYKAAKHGRHFGKIGRFEPTSQVCSACSIKDGPKPLHVREWTCGECGTVHDRDINAAHNILAAGRADRLNASLSAGKTMAKVPAQRVEAGSPRKGQMTQAGIPALSGGEHVKTR from the coding sequence ATGCAGCTCCGCTACAACTACCGGGCCTACCCGGACGCCGCCCAGCGCCGTGCGCTGGCCCAGGCGTTCGGGTGTGCCCGCGTGGTTTGGAACGACTGCTTGCGCACTCGCAAGGAGGCGTATGCGGCCGGGCTGCCGTACGTGAAGCCGGCGGAGCTGTCCAAGACGCACATCACCGAGGCCAAGCACACCCCCGAGCGGGCATGGCTGGCGGAGGTTTCGGCGGTCGTCCTTCAGCAGTCCCTCCGGGACCTGGACACCGCCTACAAGAACTTCTTCGACGGCCTCAAGAGGAAGCGCCTCGCGATGGGGCCGCCCCGGTACAAGTCCAAGAAGGACACCCGGCAGTCGATCCGCCTCAACACCAACGCCTTCTCCCTACAGTCGGGCGGCACGGTGTACGTGGCCAAGGTCGGCAATCTCAAGGTGAAGTGGTCCAGGCCCCTCCCGGCCGCACCCACCAGCGTGACCGTCACCAAGGACAGCGCGGGCCGGTACTTCGTCAGCTTCGTCGTGGACATGGCCCCCGAGACGCTGCCCGAGCTGGAGACGGAAGCCGGTATCGACCTCGGCCTGTCCGCGTTCGCCGTCCTCTCCGACGGCCGAAAGATCGCTGCTCCGCGCTTCCTGCGCAGGGCTGAGAAGAAGCTCCAGCGCCTCCAGCGGGAACTGTCCCGCAAGGCCAAGGGATCGAACAACCGGGCCAAGGCCCGCATTAAAGTCGCACGCCAGCACGCCCGCGTGGCGGACCGGCGCCGAGACTGGCACCACAGGGAATCCACGAAGATCATTCGCGACAACCAAGCGGTGTACGTGGAAGACCTCGCAGTGTCCGGCCTCGGCCGTACCCGGCTCGCCAAGTCCGTGCACGACGCCGGATGGTCCGCGTTCGTCTCCATGCTCGAATACAAGGCCGCCAAGCACGGCCGGCACTTCGGCAAGATCGGACGCTTCGAGCCGACCTCTCAGGTCTGCTCGGCCTGCAGCATCAAGGACGGCCCCAAGCCCCTCCACGTCCGTGAGTGGACGTGCGGAGAATGCGGGACCGTTCACGACCGCGACATCAATGCAGCTCACAACATCCTGGCGGCGGGACGCGCCGACAGGCTAAACGCCTCGCTGAGCGCCGGTAAGACCATGGCGAAAGTCCCGGCACAGCGCGTTGAAGCAGGAAGCCCCCGGAAGGGTCAGATGACCCAGGCCGGAATCCCCGCCCTCTCGGGCGGGGAGCACGTCAAGACTCGTTGA
- a CDS encoding DUF6292 family protein: MIRAGRRKYAQTMADLADAVGKPLGTFRNTKPYEQEGHPAPISSPDARAKLWDSEQTKAFWAGEPVPELPDVDDDEDLLDRHEAAAELGVSPASWNKYKSDPQLTQHVVLVPKENGTEHWPRRVVRDFKKSRPGRGAGGGRRTGSGDMIPRDEILPRIAELLDDNPAITLAEVADTLGIAKFPTAQAGLAQIRGRRIADLIESDPQLTPLEAAEHLGYPTVTHRGAATIAEAELRTRRARPYLQQVADALAAAGVAELVQVEVRRLADEHLAAAVPLTTSQTSPALVWDERYGWRTATSRRHPIGKDTGTAPEDEGIRYLGSSIRPEPAELLEQLADGRKGSKRPKS, from the coding sequence ATGATTCGCGCCGGACGCCGCAAGTACGCACAGACGATGGCCGACCTGGCTGACGCGGTCGGCAAGCCGCTGGGCACCTTCCGCAACACCAAGCCGTATGAGCAAGAGGGGCATCCCGCCCCGATCAGCTCGCCAGACGCGCGGGCCAAGCTGTGGGACAGCGAGCAGACGAAGGCCTTCTGGGCCGGCGAGCCCGTCCCCGAGCTGCCGGACGTCGATGACGACGAGGACCTGCTGGACCGCCACGAGGCCGCGGCCGAGTTGGGCGTGTCGCCGGCCAGCTGGAACAAGTACAAGAGCGACCCGCAACTGACCCAGCACGTCGTCCTGGTCCCAAAGGAAAACGGCACAGAGCACTGGCCGCGCCGCGTCGTCCGCGACTTCAAGAAGTCCCGCCCCGGCCGCGGCGCCGGCGGCGGCCGCCGCACCGGCAGCGGCGACATGATCCCGCGCGACGAGATCCTGCCTCGCATCGCAGAGCTTCTCGACGACAACCCGGCGATCACGCTCGCCGAAGTCGCCGACACCCTGGGCATTGCGAAGTTCCCCACCGCCCAGGCCGGCCTCGCGCAGATCCGCGGCCGGCGCATCGCCGACCTGATCGAAAGCGACCCCCAGCTCACCCCGCTCGAGGCCGCCGAGCACCTCGGCTACCCCACCGTCACCCACCGAGGCGCCGCAACGATCGCCGAGGCCGAGCTGCGCACCCGCCGCGCACGCCCGTACCTGCAGCAGGTGGCCGACGCCCTGGCCGCCGCCGGCGTCGCCGAGCTGGTCCAGGTGGAAGTGCGCCGGCTCGCCGACGAGCACCTGGCGGCAGCCGTCCCGCTCACCACGAGCCAGACCTCGCCGGCGCTGGTGTGGGACGAGCGGTACGGATGGCGAACCGCGACCAGCCGCCGCCACCCGATCGGCAAGGACACCGGAACCGCTCCAGAAGACGAGGGCATCCGCTACCTCGGTAGCAGCATCCGGCCGGAGCCGGCCGAGCTGCTCGAGCAGCTCGCCGACGGCCGCAAGGGCTCCAAGCGCCCCAAGTCCTAG
- a CDS encoding ATP/GTP-binding protein, translating into MATTEAFTNRQLQWELIAAALAEHLRHTADRGFDVEDLEAPRNNLIVFHGVGGIGKTTLSRKLENALAGAEHRPAQWGEPTWSGERILPVRIDLARSANTDFEQLVLTIRAALAELGRPLPAFDLALRRYWEQQHPGESLEEYLRRGGLVGRFGKAMPQQMQAALADVAQALLLPGSVGTAVGAVAGSLTRALRDRRQTVRALSGCARLADLLEAEPDLEALSFYPHLLAWELAQLPADKRVTPVVLLDTFEDVGDRTHRDLERLIQRVVWLMPNAFFIVTGRSRLQWAEPALQGQLDYTGPAAWPGLAATAVVPAARTAATGAARSGGRQVLVGDFSPEDCDDYLARRLARDGQPLINAEIRQIITDRSHGLPLYLDLAVMRFLEIRRTGREPVPADFDHDFGALIARTLSDLTPEERHVLRSVALLDAFDLALATRAAGMLHEAPAMRLIERPFVRESAFGLWPYHLHGLIRSTVRNADDQADDRWSPRDWHQAAERALAALGEQWTTGTGRDRMLLVSCLRQGLVLARDFRLELGWLTEAAWSYVSDSVWEPLAPPTRPESASMETAADALVELLSTLARRQHEHREHTADRLAAVTGTGLLPADLHEMAVYYLAKVQRDLGRSGASRRDMQLVADGGGRLAPAARRGLAHLARLAGDFPTAYDTARTLGWEGRHHRVEGDIWWPHGDMNRSATAYEAARLEAEQHGVAGERATSQAQRAFVLAFTNPERADDEIELARHLITGLNLRQTGHTIEIATLVRDAGTQTDLEDRARILREEIHTSGITHAAAALELAMCFHHAVLDNDHAFTTAIARLRDLPQGGDHAYYVDIAHFMAGLSLNGASGARWLDGGQPTRNRWRTLVTARREYLRNAR; encoded by the coding sequence ATGGCAACGACGGAGGCGTTCACCAACCGCCAGCTGCAGTGGGAACTGATCGCGGCCGCGCTCGCCGAGCACCTGCGGCACACCGCCGACCGGGGCTTCGACGTCGAGGACCTCGAAGCCCCGCGCAACAACCTGATCGTGTTCCACGGCGTCGGCGGCATCGGCAAGACCACGCTCTCCCGCAAGCTCGAGAACGCGCTAGCCGGCGCCGAGCACCGACCCGCCCAGTGGGGGGAACCCACCTGGAGCGGCGAGCGGATCCTGCCCGTGCGCATCGACCTGGCCCGCTCAGCCAACACGGATTTCGAGCAGCTCGTGCTGACGATCCGTGCCGCGCTCGCTGAACTCGGCCGGCCGCTGCCCGCTTTCGACCTGGCCCTACGGCGCTACTGGGAGCAGCAGCACCCTGGGGAGTCACTGGAGGAGTACCTGCGCCGCGGCGGACTGGTCGGCCGGTTCGGTAAGGCGATGCCGCAGCAGATGCAGGCCGCTCTCGCGGACGTCGCCCAGGCGCTGCTGCTGCCGGGCAGCGTTGGCACAGCGGTGGGTGCGGTGGCCGGCTCCCTCACGAGGGCGCTGCGGGATCGGCGGCAGACTGTCCGCGCGCTCTCCGGGTGTGCGAGGCTCGCCGATCTGCTGGAGGCCGAGCCCGATCTGGAGGCGCTGTCCTTCTACCCGCACCTGCTGGCGTGGGAGCTGGCCCAGCTCCCGGCGGACAAGCGCGTGACGCCGGTGGTCCTGCTGGACACCTTCGAGGACGTCGGCGACCGGACCCACCGTGACCTGGAGCGCCTCATCCAGCGTGTGGTGTGGCTGATGCCCAACGCGTTCTTCATCGTCACCGGCCGCTCCCGGTTGCAGTGGGCCGAGCCTGCGTTGCAGGGCCAGCTCGACTACACCGGACCGGCGGCCTGGCCCGGTTTGGCCGCCACCGCCGTCGTACCGGCCGCCCGTACTGCGGCGACAGGGGCCGCGCGGAGCGGCGGGCGGCAGGTACTGGTTGGGGACTTCTCACCCGAAGACTGCGACGACTACCTCGCCCGCCGACTCGCCCGCGACGGCCAACCCCTCATCAACGCTGAGATCCGCCAAATCATCACCGACCGTTCCCACGGCCTGCCGCTCTATCTCGACCTGGCGGTGATGCGTTTCCTCGAGATCCGACGGACCGGTCGCGAACCCGTCCCGGCCGACTTCGACCATGACTTCGGCGCCCTGATCGCCCGGACCCTGTCCGACCTCACTCCCGAGGAGCGGCACGTCCTGCGCTCCGTCGCCCTGCTGGACGCCTTCGACCTCGCTCTGGCGACCCGGGCCGCGGGCATGTTGCACGAAGCGCCCGCGATGCGGCTGATCGAGCGGCCCTTCGTCCGCGAAAGCGCCTTCGGGCTGTGGCCCTACCACCTGCACGGCCTGATCCGCTCCACCGTGCGCAACGCCGACGACCAGGCCGACGACCGCTGGTCCCCGCGCGACTGGCACCAGGCCGCCGAACGTGCCCTCGCCGCACTCGGCGAGCAGTGGACGACGGGTACCGGGCGGGACCGGATGCTGCTCGTCAGCTGCCTACGCCAAGGCCTGGTGCTCGCCCGCGACTTCCGACTCGAGCTGGGGTGGCTCACGGAGGCGGCGTGGAGCTACGTGAGCGACTCCGTGTGGGAGCCGCTCGCCCCACCCACCCGGCCGGAGTCAGCCAGCATGGAGACAGCCGCTGACGCCCTGGTCGAGCTGCTCAGCACGCTCGCCCGGCGGCAGCACGAGCACCGGGAACACACCGCCGACCGGCTCGCCGCGGTCACCGGCACCGGGCTGCTTCCCGCCGATCTGCACGAGATGGCCGTCTACTACTTGGCCAAGGTTCAGCGCGACCTCGGCCGCTCCGGCGCCTCGCGCCGGGACATGCAGCTCGTCGCCGACGGCGGCGGCCGCCTCGCCCCTGCGGCCCGTCGCGGCCTGGCCCACCTCGCCCGCCTCGCCGGCGACTTCCCCACCGCGTACGACACCGCCCGCACGCTCGGATGGGAGGGCCGTCACCACCGTGTCGAGGGCGACATCTGGTGGCCCCACGGCGACATGAACCGCTCCGCCACCGCGTACGAAGCAGCCCGCTTGGAAGCCGAACAGCACGGCGTCGCCGGCGAACGCGCCACCTCCCAAGCACAGCGCGCCTTCGTCCTCGCGTTCACCAATCCAGAGCGTGCCGACGACGAGATTGAACTGGCCCGCCACCTCATCACCGGGCTCAACCTGCGCCAGACCGGCCACACCATCGAGATAGCCACCCTCGTACGCGACGCCGGAACACAGACGGACCTCGAGGACCGCGCCCGAATCCTTCGAGAAGAGATCCACACCTCCGGCATCACCCATGCCGCAGCCGCCCTCGAACTCGCCATGTGCTTCCACCACGCCGTGCTCGACAACGACCACGCGTTCACCACGGCCATCGCTCGCCTGCGCGACCTCCCCCAAGGCGGCGACCACGCGTACTACGTCGACATCGCCCACTTCATGGCCGGCCTCTCCCTCAACGGCGCCTCCGGGGCCCGGTGGCTGGACGGCGGGCAGCCCACCCGCAACCGCTGGCGCACGCTGGTCACCGCACGGCGCGAGTACCTGCGCAACGCGCGCTGA